Genomic segment of Hoplias malabaricus isolate fHopMal1 chromosome 14, fHopMal1.hap1, whole genome shotgun sequence:
atgatcttatatttcttatttgtttttatattattttttttttatattgactgtgagtatatataactttatacaagcatcACGCTGACTGAGAGGTCATtagtttaaatgtatataattatcttgggtgcctaagacttctacACAGTACGGTATGTAGCACAGTGTAATATCAAATACCAAGTTTGTATGGATCAGTGGCTTTTGCGCCTTCTCACTAGGAATCTCTGTCTAAACATATCCAGGTTACATAGAATGGCAGAAAATGTgtgactgtggtggtaccttcacCGATAtgtatttgtacctttaattaggggaCATATTTATAccttattttattgtaattgtagatttttaaaattgtgttgatttcatacgcgccatttcacctccaggacttttattatgtatttttatatatcacAGTTCTATAACGATCACAGACGtttatctctccttctggaaaGGAAAACGTAAGGTATCTTTAAATAACAAAACTGGACCTTTAAacagttttaaacacatttaaaggtacatttaaacaTTGTACCTCTACCCTACCttgttttctgagagtgtactgaCTGATAGACACCAGTCGCGCATTTTCGATGTGAAATAACTGCAGACCTTTGTATCATGTGACTTATTCACAGAGAAACCGTATGAGAAAGAAAACATTTCTGTTTCCAGTGCTGTGCTTCGGTTATCTTTAAATAGCTCCAGCAAATGTGGCTGAAACAAAGAGTCTTTAAGTTCTATCACCTCAGGCCCCACACCATGCGCTGGCTGTTGATCATCAGGACCTACAATGTTCCACTCACAAACCACAGCAAGCCGTTCAGCCTCATCAGCCCAGCCTTATCTGATTACTTTTGCATAAAAGGTGCCCAGCATTTCATACAAGTGCTGCAAGTGAATACACCTCATTATGAGTATAAGTACAGTATGAGTACAGTACCCTGCAAATTCAAATACTCTTCACTTATTTGTTTTCCAGCAATAACAGTTGCTTTGCATCCACTTCAGTTAAGAAAAACAGGGCCAAAATGGCGACCAATATTGTTAAAAGAGTCCACATTTTTgacttttgtatttattgtaattccatttgtttttacgagtggatcagacacagcagcacagctggagtttataaacactgtgACCTCTCCCATCAACTCAttggtccacattgtagatgtaaagtcagagatagtGGTTCATCTGCAGCTGCACAGTGgtggggttgggggtgggggaggggttgGTGCGTTTAAtgactccagtagcactgctgtgtctgatcctctcaagcacacaaagacacacacattccctgGCTGCCTTATGACCCACATCCCCCCTCTTTTTCACCTGGTGAACTGTGGCAGTTGACTGTGATGGTCTGGAACATCAAGAGGCATGTAGAGGAAGTGCCTCAGTTCTGCCACTCCAACTTGGCCTACTTGACACAGTTGTGCTTTAGAGACAGATTGCAGAGCGTTGTTGGTTCTGACAGCCTCCTCAATCCTTCTCCTACATTCAGCCCCAGCATAGAAGGCCTTTTTATCGGTGGACAGTAGCACCAGACAGACAGTGCACTCCGGAGGGTCCAGGTAGGCCACGTAGGTGTAGAAGTAGCAGTCTGGATTAAAGCGTGGAAGGCAGATGGGGGTCCAGATCTCTCCCGTCTGGAAGGCCAGGGAGGCTCGAATGAGGTTCAGAAGGAGGTGTAGGTCACTCGGCTTAAGCCTGGCATCTTCAATGACCATCTTCTCCTGGACGATGGAGACTAGCTGCCCACTGGAGAGCAGGAGGGTCAGGACCAGGTTTGTAGTGACAGCCCTCTGCAGGATCTGATTAATAGTGTCTCGGGAAGAAGGGGCCAGAGGCAAACACTGGACAGCTGACAGCAAGAAGCCAGCCTCAGACTCTATAACATCTAACAGAGTATCTAGAACCTTCTCGGAGCCCAGCAGGAGGCGGCGCAGGTCGTAGTTCTTCCTGCGCTGGAAAATTCGATGGATGCTTGCCTGGGTGAGCATGCTGACGATCTGATGGTAAATGTGCAGAAGCTCAGCGCGAAGCTGCAGCTCAGACTGGCGACTCTTTGACACCGAAACAAACACCAAAGGCCCCTTCTGCATGAAGACTATCCTGCGCTCATCTGAAGGAAGAAGACCAATGGAAAATGCAGTGAAATCCAAAAAAAATACCTAGACTAATAGatgattttcattcattgtttgttcagggtcgcggtgggtctggagccgaGGTGAGGCAGGGACACACCATGGAGAGggcgccacacactcacacattcactcacacactcacacctatggacacttttgagtcaccatcccacctaccaacgtgtgtttttggaccgtgggaggaaaccagagcactaggaggaaacccacgcggacacagggagaacacaccacctcacagacagtcacccagaggaaacccacgcggacacagggagaacacaccacgctcctcacagacagtcacctggaggaaacccacacagacacagggagaacacaccacactcctcacagacagtcacccggaggaaacccacgcggacacagggagaacacaccacgctcctcacagacagtcacccggaggaaacccacgcggacacagggagaacacaccacactcctcacagacagtcacccctgagcaggactcgaaccaacaacctccaggtccctggggcggTGTGACTGCAACAACTACCAGGCCACCCTGATTCACTCATACtctcatgtgtttttggactgtggcaagAGTCAAAGCACCCAAAGGAAATcatacaaacacagggagaacacttttAACACTCACCTTAGGCAAGGATTAAACCCAGAACCTTAcagaccatggagctgtgtggtagAGTACCTTTAAATTGTAGAGTCTGCAGTGCAATATCTCTGGCTTCTGGGTGGGCTAGCCCTAACTTATATAACTTGAGGCATGTTTAAAATGATGCCCTATTCACAGTTTCCTACATAAATCGCTATACACTGATGAGGGCCTTGTGTTGCTACATGAGATGaccagaaaaataaaactgccccacactgtgtgtcaatGTCAATTAGTTTCCTGATTAATGTGTACACTGAAGTTTGCCCAATTAAACTAATTACTTTAATGAATTTCCCCAATTAATGAATCATCTTAGATATCATCGCAACAATTGCCCCACCTGAGAAATTTGTCAGGAGCCACCACTGATTTAAAGCTTAATAATGAATGTAATGTACGTCACCCAAATTTGATTTAATAGTTCCATTAGTTACCTTACATTATATAAGTGCCAGTGCAAACCCCAGGAAGCTGACTCCAGACCCCTAATCTTGGTCAATTGTGTTTTGTAGCACTGGTGGAAACTGCATAATGTCGTTTCTCTTTGGACAGCTGCGATAAATCAGATTCTTTTCCAAATAATTTCTTTATATTGCTATAAACCTGACCTGAGTAAATGGACTGAATGTTGTTTCCACCAGCCTGGACAAAGGATACCAGAGCCATCATGACCCCCATCACAGAAGAGAGCGCCTCCTCGCTGCCATAGCGAGAGTAGATAGGTTTCCCCGCCTcgctcaacacaaacacatgcttccTGTGGCTCCTCCAGCTGTCCGTCATCACATCTTCATTGTGACTGGATTGGCTTTGGGAAACTGCTGAACAATCAGCTGGAATACATGAGGAATTCTCATTGGACATCAGTTCTTCTCCAACTAAAAGAGCTGTGAAGTCACTGGATTCTTGCAGAGTGTCTGTGGGTGAAGGAGTGTCAGTGTTCTCGGGTAGTAAACCTCCATTTCCTCCATTCTCTCCCTTAAACATCCTCACTTCTTTCAAAACCTCTCAGATCTGGATACTGGAAATGCTTCTTTCAGAGCAGCCCTTCTTCCACTGACACTGGACAAAGCCTCACTGTGAAGTCCATTACAGGTTAGTCAGGCATTCCAGGACTAGTCAGATGATGCCTGAGgtttacacacaacacacagaaacattcgCAGAACTGAATATTTAAAGATCCACGATGACAGATTGTTACATAAATGTCCTTTGCAGTAGGAATATGATCGTTCATGTGTGCCTGCTAGTGGGGTACCACTGTTCTGCTTGTGCTACCACAAACCCAGCCCCATGGACTCGAAACTATGAAGATGGGAAGCATTATGAAGCATATTTGCCTGATCAAGTTGTGTTCAGGTTCTGCTGAGTGCATGGCTGCActgttcctccaggttggaATTCCCACTCACCAGTAGCTCCCACTTTCCAGGTTTTGGAGTCTCAGGAGTTCCTCTGAATCTGCGGGGCACCAGAGGATGAGAACATCTTGTATTTAgttcattttacacagttcttcaAAAAATTATTAGTTTTCAAATGATAGAACAGTTTCAAACTGTCAGTAATATGTCATAATATTGTTGTAAACCTAATAGTAATAACTATTACTCCTGTTATAATAGCAAATGTTAGACGTTCCAGTGCTGTTATAATACAACTATAATATATGATGTTAATTATATTGCTAGAAGTTATCAGACCATATGGACAGATATAATTAGCTATAATTCTGATAATATTTCAAATTCAGGATTTGCTGATGTAATTAAATAATCGCAGTCAAAAGCATACTAA
This window contains:
- the mon1ba gene encoding vacuolar fusion protein MON1 homolog B yields the protein MFKGENGGNGGLLPENTDTPSPTDTLQESSDFTALLVGEELMSNENSSCIPADCSAVSQSQSSHNEDVMTDSWRSHRKHVFVLSEAGKPIYSRYGSEEALSSVMGVMMALVSFVQAGGNNIQSIYSDERRIVFMQKGPLVFVSVSKSRQSELQLRAELLHIYHQIVSMLTQASIHRIFQRRKNYDLRRLLLGSEKVLDTLLDVIESEAGFLLSAVQCLPLAPSSRDTINQILQRAVTTNLVLTLLLSSGQLVSIVQEKMVIEDARLKPSDLHLLLNLIRASLAFQTGEIWTPICLPRFNPDCYFYTYVAYLDPPECTVCLVLLSTDKKAFYAGAECRRRIEEAVRTNNALQSVSKAQLCQVGQVGVAELRHFLYMPLDVPDHHSQLPQFTSPEVEAPYSTEEQRIYLMDLYRHLHSRIHSSTRPLKLLYHSTHRETLLAWATSKFEMYACFSPLVTKSSAIGAVTKLLRWIKKEEDCLFIRSPPKYSTTPQAARSFFNGSFV